In Cotesia glomerata isolate CgM1 linkage group LG3, MPM_Cglom_v2.3, whole genome shotgun sequence, one genomic interval encodes:
- the LOC123260688 gene encoding kelch domain-containing protein 10 homolog isoform X1 codes for MYEFKPFSLTDRNSRAYPVVSVGFLFISCDNNNLYTYDTKFPGIWSYNLSTNLWVELIISLKNNLSTTEDNIIGIIKEDNLIKIFSQKNLTNVSKAQLHICNLDTKEVVKQNLNGLVPDSDSICRRNIFYYNNCYYTVLRCRPSIGEAFYDLKIYRLNLDTYTWEYVDKSTSMPLSYHNETSSSVGVVYNNDKLYLFMSYNLHYIWMFDLKTNTWNATYMSSDDEHVHGDKIFPELRESYSMSSYVDPDTNDTCLIVSGGENLRTYNADSAIWKFNLTSLKWYFLGKFGDLEHQCYFRRWACVTPKGKLVTCDESSDDRRSRHVFSRKVYSAWTRVPTLEDMCWDAVLYYHPNLPNESKDVVQIKFGIPWNFLQEKIK; via the exons atgtatgagTTTAAACCATTTTCATTAACTGACCGTAATTCTCGAGCTTATCCAGTAGTAAGTGTAGGATTTTTGTTCATATCTtgtgacaataataatttatacactTATGACACAAAATTTCCCGGAATTTGGTCGTACAATTTGTCGACAAACTTGTGggttgaattaataataagctTGAAAAATAACTTGTCAACTACAGAAGATAATATTATCGGAATTataaaagaagataatttaataaaaatatttagtcaaaaaaatttgaccaaTGTTTCAAAAGCTCAATTACATATTTGCAATTTGGATACCAAGGAAGTTGTGAAGCAAAATTTGAATGGATTAGTACCCGACAGCGATTCTATTTGTAGgaggaatattttttattacaataattgcTATTATACTGTCTTACGCTGTAGACCAAGTATTGGGGAAGCCTTTTATGATCTAAAAATCTACCGATTGAATCTGGATACTTATACGTGGGAATATGTCGACAAATCAACCTCAATGCCTTTAAGTTATCATAATGAGACCTCATCATCAGTAGGAGTAGTTTACAACAATGACAAACTATATTTGTTTATGAGTTACAATTTGCACTATATATGGATGTTTGACCTGAAAACAAATACCTGGAATGCTACTTACATGTCATCGGATGATGAACATGTGCATGGAGATAAAATCTTCCCAGAATTAAGAGAGTCTTACAGTATGTCAAGTTATGTAGATCCGGATACCAATGACACGTGTTTAATTGTATCAGGTGGTGAGAATTTGAGAACCTACAATGCAGATTCTGCAATTTGGAAGTTTAATTTGACATCtttaaaatggtattttctTGGTAAATTTGGAGACTTGGAGCACCAATGTTACTTCCGTCGCTGGGCTTGCGTCACTCCAAAAGGCAAGTTAGTTACTTGCGATGAGAGCTCCGATGATCGACGAAGCcgg cacgTATTTAGTCGGAAAGTTTACTCAGCTTGGACCAGAGTTCCAACGTTAGAAGATATGTGTTGGGATGCCGTGCTATATTATCATCCAAATTTGCCAAATGAATCCAAGGATGTTGTTCAAATCAAATTTGGAATCCCTTGGAATTTtcttcaagaaaaaattaaataa
- the LOC123260688 gene encoding uncharacterized protein LOC123260688 isoform X2, protein MYEFKPFSLTDRNSRAYPVVSVGFLFISCDNNNLYTYDTKFPGIWSYNLSTNLWVELIISLKNNLSTTEDNIIGIIKEDNLIKIFSQKNLTNVSKAQLHICNLDTKEVVKQNLNGLVPDSDSICRRNIFYYNNCYYTVLRCRPSIGEAFYDLKIYRLNLDTYTWEYVDKSTSMPLSYHNETSSSVGVVYNNDKLYLFMSYNLHYIWMFDLKTNTWNATYMSSDDEHVHGDKIFPELRESYSMSSYVDPDTNDTCLIVSGGENLRTYNADSAIWKFNLTSLKWYFLGKFGDLEHQCYFRRWACVTPKARI, encoded by the exons atgtatgagTTTAAACCATTTTCATTAACTGACCGTAATTCTCGAGCTTATCCAGTAGTAAGTGTAGGATTTTTGTTCATATCTtgtgacaataataatttatacactTATGACACAAAATTTCCCGGAATTTGGTCGTACAATTTGTCGACAAACTTGTGggttgaattaataataagctTGAAAAATAACTTGTCAACTACAGAAGATAATATTATCGGAATTataaaagaagataatttaataaaaatatttagtcaaaaaaatttgaccaaTGTTTCAAAAGCTCAATTACATATTTGCAATTTGGATACCAAGGAAGTTGTGAAGCAAAATTTGAATGGATTAGTACCCGACAGCGATTCTATTTGTAGgaggaatattttttattacaataattgcTATTATACTGTCTTACGCTGTAGACCAAGTATTGGGGAAGCCTTTTATGATCTAAAAATCTACCGATTGAATCTGGATACTTATACGTGGGAATATGTCGACAAATCAACCTCAATGCCTTTAAGTTATCATAATGAGACCTCATCATCAGTAGGAGTAGTTTACAACAATGACAAACTATATTTGTTTATGAGTTACAATTTGCACTATATATGGATGTTTGACCTGAAAACAAATACCTGGAATGCTACTTACATGTCATCGGATGATGAACATGTGCATGGAGATAAAATCTTCCCAGAATTAAGAGAGTCTTACAGTATGTCAAGTTATGTAGATCCGGATACCAATGACACGTGTTTAATTGTATCAGGTGGTGAGAATTTGAGAACCTACAATGCAGATTCTGCAATTTGGAAGTTTAATTTGACATCtttaaaatggtattttctTGGTAAATTTGGAGACTTGGAGCACCAATGTTACTTCCGTCGCTGGGCTTGCGTCACTCCAAAAG cacgTATTTAG
- the LOC123260691 gene encoding peripheral plasma membrane protein CASK-like, which produces MNNYKLLYEDAMYGTKLDTIRKIHEEGKMAILDVEPQALKILRTAEVAPYVVFIAAPIVQNLNDYDGSLERLGKESDISSI; this is translated from the exons atgaataattataaattattatacgaGGACGCAATGTACGGTACCAAGTTAGATACGATAAGAAAAATCCACGAAGAAGGAAAAATGGCTATTCTAGACGTTGAACCTCAAGCATTAAAAATACTTCGTACCGCTGAGGTTGCTCCTTATGTTGTTTTTATCGCTGCACCCATCGTACAAAATCTTAATGAC TACGACGGAAGTCTGGAAAGACTTGGAAAGGAGTCGGACATTTCTTCGATCTGA